From a region of the Mycobacterium intracellulare ATCC 13950 genome:
- a CDS encoding Rv1157c family protein has translation MATTWNLSKGLAAVVTASVAALGLCPSAAADPAAPQPTPQSSAAQQLPGLPALSQLSPLIQQAAGDPQQATQLLMAAAQAFAHSPTAPSESKNVAAAVNQFVQEPTAPVQHVPATGVEPGVQAHLPAGINPVHAAGPAPQPAPEAHLPAGVDPAHAAGPAPAAAPAPAPAPPANVPVAAPIPAPPAPAAAPPAPEAAPAPAPAPDAAPTAAAPGFGADTPPTQDFMYPSIGTNCLADGSSAIATALSVAGPAKIPLPGPGPGQTAYVFTAVGTPGPAEVQKLPLNVTWVNLTTGKSGTVALKPRPDINPDGPTTLSAIADTGSGSIMSTIFGQVTTKEKQCQFMPTIGSTVVP, from the coding sequence GTGGCAACCACTTGGAATCTGTCCAAAGGTTTGGCCGCTGTCGTCACGGCATCGGTTGCCGCGCTCGGGCTTTGCCCGAGCGCGGCAGCCGACCCGGCGGCGCCGCAGCCGACACCACAATCCAGCGCGGCCCAACAGCTGCCGGGGCTGCCTGCCCTGTCGCAGCTCAGCCCGCTCATCCAGCAAGCGGCCGGCGACCCGCAGCAGGCGACACAGCTGCTCATGGCCGCCGCGCAAGCCTTCGCCCACAGCCCGACCGCTCCCAGCGAGTCCAAAAACGTGGCGGCGGCGGTGAATCAGTTCGTCCAAGAGCCCACCGCGCCGGTGCAACACGTTCCGGCGACCGGGGTGGAACCCGGTGTGCAGGCGCACCTGCCGGCAGGGATCAACCCGGTGCACGCGGCGGGTCCCGCACCCCAGCCGGCACCCGAGGCGCACCTGCCGGCCGGCGTCGACCCGGCGCACGCGGCCGGGCCCGCACCCGCCGCCGCGCCGGCGCCCGCGCCCGCCCCGCCCGCGAATGTGCCCGTCGCGGCGCCGATTCCGGCACCACCAGCACCCGCCGCCGCACCCCCGGCACCCGAGGCCGCCCCGGCGCCCGCACCCGCGCCGGACGCCGCCCCGACCGCGGCCGCCCCGGGATTCGGCGCCGACACGCCGCCCACGCAGGACTTCATGTATCCCTCGATCGGCACCAACTGCCTGGCCGATGGCAGCAGCGCGATCGCCACCGCGCTGTCGGTCGCGGGCCCGGCCAAGATTCCGCTTCCCGGCCCGGGGCCCGGCCAGACCGCCTACGTGTTCACCGCGGTCGGCACGCCCGGACCCGCCGAGGTGCAGAAGCTGCCGTTGAACGTCACCTGGGTGAACCTGACCACCGGCAAGTCAGGCACCGTCGCCCTCAAGCCGCGACCGGACATCAACCCGGACGGGCCGACGACGCTGAGCGCGATCGCCGACACGGGCTCGGGCAGCATCATGTCGACGATCTTCGGTCAGGTCACGACCAAGGAAAAGCAGTGCCAGTTCATGCCCACGATCGGCTCGACGGTGGTGCCGTAA